Proteins encoded by one window of Monoglobus pectinilyticus:
- a CDS encoding sigma-70 family RNA polymerase sigma factor yields MLMCLYFIRYFQSRSVSIANEILMMLRSRKKNQNDVSLNDSIGTDKEGNAIMLMDVIENDDEDIFEEMQSGDRIKTLYKNIKYNLTPRERKIITLRYGLIDGKCLTQREIAKMLGISRSYISRIEKKAISKLGEGIVD; encoded by the coding sequence ATGCTGATGTGCTTGTACTTTATCCGATATTTTCAGAGCCGCAGCGTTAGTATAGCAAATGAGATACTTATGATGTTAAGAAGCAGGAAGAAGAACCAAAATGACGTGTCTCTCAACGACTCTATCGGTACTGATAAAGAGGGCAACGCCATTATGCTTATGGACGTTATAGAAAATGACGACGAGGATATTTTTGAAGAGATGCAGTCGGGCGACAGAATAAAGACTTTATATAAAAACATTAAATATAACCTTACGCCGAGAGAACGCAAGATAATCACTCTGAGATATGGACTGATAGACGGAAAATGTCTCACTCAGCGCGAGATTGCCAAAATGCTCGGAATATCCAGGTCTTATATTTCCAGGATAGAGAAAAAGGCCATTTCAAAGCTGGGCGAGGGAATAGTGGATTAA
- the aspS gene encoding aspartate--tRNA(Asn) ligase, translating to MEMIDLSRYTGKYDIETVIDGFEKGTVKDGDTVEIEGMIHRIRAMKSFAFFVLRTQRNLVQCVYEPSDSDKPIADFKEEDSVRLTGTIKKDDRSALGFEIHINSIEVLSSPAENMPIVINKKKLDCNVDIKLDYRPLSLRNPHERAALKIVDGIINAFRSFMHGEGFTEFVPPKIVSAGAEGGADMFEVDYFGEKALLNQSPQMYKQMMVGVFKKVYTVAPVFRAEKHSTSRHINEFEGLDFEMGFIDSFEDIMAVEARFMKYMFDYLKTNYSPELKELGVELSEIPDIPQFKFMEIKEIIAEKYNREFRNPNDLEPEEERLIGEYVMETYGSPLVFVTHYPSKKRPFYAMDDPENPKYTLSFDLLLNGAEVTTGGQRIHDYQMQLDKIKSRGMNPEEFSDFLMMHKYGMPPHGGLGIGLERLAMKLLGVDNIRTVTAFPRDIGRINP from the coding sequence ATGGAAATGATTGATTTGAGCCGTTACACTGGAAAATATGATATTGAGACCGTTATTGACGGATTTGAAAAAGGAACCGTTAAGGACGGGGATACCGTTGAAATAGAGGGAATGATTCACCGTATCCGCGCTATGAAAAGCTTTGCGTTTTTTGTTTTGAGAACACAGAGAAATTTGGTTCAGTGTGTTTATGAACCGTCAGACAGTGATAAGCCGATTGCGGACTTTAAAGAAGAGGACAGCGTAAGGCTGACCGGAACGATTAAAAAGGACGACAGGAGCGCGCTTGGTTTTGAGATTCATATCAATAGTATAGAGGTTTTGTCATCTCCTGCCGAAAATATGCCTATTGTTATAAATAAGAAGAAGCTGGACTGCAATGTGGACATAAAGCTGGATTACAGACCGTTGTCACTGAGAAATCCACACGAACGCGCCGCGCTCAAAATAGTTGACGGTATCATAAACGCCTTTAGGTCATTTATGCACGGAGAGGGATTTACTGAGTTTGTTCCGCCTAAAATCGTTTCCGCAGGAGCGGAAGGCGGAGCCGATATGTTTGAGGTTGACTATTTCGGTGAAAAAGCATTGCTCAATCAGAGCCCACAGATGTATAAACAAATGATGGTTGGAGTGTTTAAGAAAGTATATACCGTAGCGCCTGTTTTCAGAGCTGAGAAGCACAGCACATCAAGACATATAAATGAATTTGAGGGTCTTGATTTTGAAATGGGATTTATTGACTCTTTTGAAGATATTATGGCTGTTGAAGCAAGGTTTATGAAGTATATGTTTGACTATCTTAAGACGAATTACTCTCCGGAGCTTAAGGAGCTTGGAGTGGAGCTTTCTGAAATTCCTGACATTCCGCAGTTTAAGTTTATGGAGATAAAAGAGATCATTGCTGAAAAATATAATAGGGAATTCAGAAACCCTAATGATTTGGAACCGGAGGAAGAACGTCTGATAGGTGAGTATGTAATGGAAACATATGGCTCGCCGCTGGTTTTTGTTACTCATTACCCTTCCAAAAAGCGTCCTTTCTATGCTATGGACGACCCTGAAAATCCAAAATATACGTTAAGTTTTGACCTGCTTTTGAATGGAGCCGAGGTAACCACAGGCGGTCAGAGGATACATGATTACCAAATGCAGCTTGACAAAATTAAGTCCAGAGGAATGAACCCTGAAGAGTTCTCAGACTTTTTAATGATGCATAAGTATGGTATGCCGCCTCACGGTGGATTGGGTATAGGTCTTGAGAGACTGGCGATGAAGCTGCTGGGAGTGGATAATATAAGGACAGTTACCGCATTCCCGAGGGATATTGGACGTATTAATCCTTAA
- a CDS encoding amino acid adenylation domain-containing protein: MKNILELLENSEKLYPDKTAVSDGKRTITYSRFKTAAMETGSYIASNFKFKRRPIAIYMEKSIETLISMMGTVYSGNFYVILDIKMPAERLSLITNNLEPELIITDGSHLSKSKEIFPETKIISIDAVPHNINNSLLSEIRNKTIDTDLLYVLYTSGSTGIPKGVAVSHKNVISYSKWVIDTFNINNETVFGNQTPFYFSMSVLDIYASLRTGAELCIIPQSLFSFPLELLKFIDENKINTIYWVPSALALVANWKAFDYCVPKTLKKVLFAGETMPMKQLNVWRKHLPGVLFANLFGPTEVTDICAYYILDRSFQDDESLPIGKPCDNCALELIPAEGDNTQTELCVRGSIVAMGYYNNPKKTAEAFVQNPNNTCYPEIIYKTGDLVELNDKGELIYLGRKDHQIKHMGYRIELGEIENAINSIPNVQASSCIYDEEQDKIAAFLQTDSEIKEIKKIVKEKLPKYMIPAKWVFLNKMFYNSNGKIDRNKLKNLYIKGEV; encoded by the coding sequence ATGAAAAACATTTTAGAATTACTGGAAAACTCAGAAAAGCTTTATCCTGACAAAACAGCAGTATCAGACGGCAAAAGAACTATTACTTACAGCAGGTTTAAAACAGCAGCCATGGAAACAGGCTCATATATAGCCTCCAATTTTAAATTTAAACGCCGCCCTATCGCCATATATATGGAAAAAAGTATTGAAACGCTTATTTCAATGATGGGCACAGTCTACAGCGGTAATTTTTATGTAATACTGGATATAAAAATGCCGGCGGAACGGTTAAGCCTTATAACCAACAATCTTGAACCTGAACTAATAATAACAGACGGTTCGCACCTTTCAAAATCTAAAGAAATATTCCCTGAAACCAAAATAATCTCTATTGACGCCGTTCCTCATAACATAAACAACAGCCTGCTCTCCGAAATCAGAAATAAAACTATAGATACCGACTTGCTCTACGTGCTGTATACCTCAGGTTCAACAGGAATACCTAAAGGGGTTGCCGTCAGCCATAAAAATGTTATATCCTACAGCAAATGGGTAATAGATACTTTTAATATAAACAATGAAACCGTTTTCGGGAATCAAACTCCGTTTTATTTCAGTATGTCGGTTCTTGATATTTACGCGTCGCTTAGGACAGGCGCCGAACTTTGCATTATTCCCCAAAGTCTCTTTTCGTTTCCGCTTGAGCTGTTAAAGTTTATTGACGAAAACAAAATCAACACTATTTATTGGGTTCCCTCTGCACTGGCTTTGGTTGCAAACTGGAAAGCATTTGACTACTGCGTTCCAAAAACATTAAAAAAAGTTCTCTTCGCCGGAGAGACAATGCCTATGAAACAACTGAATGTTTGGCGCAAACATCTTCCGGGCGTATTGTTTGCCAATCTTTTCGGGCCGACAGAAGTTACGGATATATGCGCCTACTATATATTAGACAGAAGTTTTCAAGACGATGAATCACTGCCGATTGGTAAGCCCTGCGACAATTGCGCGCTGGAACTTATACCGGCTGAAGGTGATAATACACAAACAGAACTTTGTGTAAGAGGTTCTATTGTTGCCATGGGGTATTATAATAACCCGAAAAAAACTGCCGAGGCGTTTGTGCAAAACCCAAACAACACATGCTATCCTGAAATTATATATAAAACCGGCGACTTAGTAGAACTGAACGATAAGGGCGAGTTAATATACCTAGGCAGAAAAGACCATCAAATTAAGCATATGGGATACCGTATTGAGCTTGGAGAAATAGAAAACGCAATTAATTCAATTCCGAATGTTCAGGCTTCCTCCTGCATATATGATGAAGAGCAGGACAAAATAGCCGCTTTTCTTCAAACTGATTCTGAAATTAAAGAGATTAAAAAAATTGTAAAAGAAAAACTGCCCAAATACATGATACCTGCAAAGTGGGTGTTTCTAAATAAAATGTTTTACAATTCAAACGGAAAAATTGACAGAAACAAATTAAAAAACCTATATATAAAAGGAGAGGTATAA
- the gatC gene encoding Asp-tRNA(Asn)/Glu-tRNA(Gln) amidotransferase subunit GatC → MEVTKDMVSYVAELSRLKLNDEQIENARQGLGEIIGYMDVLNNIDTEGVEPMSHAFAVKNVMREDVVKQSADRKELLANAPKSDDEAIIVPKTVE, encoded by the coding sequence ATGGAAGTAACAAAAGATATGGTTTCGTATGTGGCGGAACTTTCCAGATTAAAACTGAATGATGAGCAGATTGAAAATGCCAGGCAGGGTCTTGGCGAGATTATAGGCTATATGGACGTTTTGAATAATATTGACACTGAAGGCGTCGAGCCTATGTCACATGCGTTTGCCGTAAAAAATGTTATGCGTGAGGACGTTGTTAAGCAAAGCGCCGACAGAAAAGAGCTTTTGGCTAACGCTCCAAAGTCTGACGACGAGGCTATCATCGTTCCAAAGACAGTGGAATAG
- the pdxR gene encoding MocR-like pyridoxine biosynthesis transcription factor PdxR: protein MIYIDFDRDSSEPLYIQAFNQLAKKINHNEIKGGTRLPSSRQMSKQMNVSVNTITNAYNLLVQYGYISSEERSGYYVNDITKTDENVPERKWHSDTPYTYNFSRNGSDLSVPASLKKSYKYCLKNFIEDAFSYPDYTGTYDLRKQISLMLNKTLDINCSPLQVIVGSGLETLLDSLFRIMGNDMVFGLENPAYYRIARYMRLGGRRLSYLNIETDGPTQKSLNNFNADILFLMPFHHYPMYYTMSKEQKRMILDWAGKDRYIIEYGYDMDFVYKNQSKPLFSMSQNKNVIFAGDFQRSIAPNISTAYLILPEHLVNLWQKEYYTYHSYVSKAEQEFIAEIIKNGSYYTNLKRLRKQYQNKQEHLVSCLCKHPLGQKIEIKNTDAGTTILMVPKPDISEENLIVSAHKKGVKLSYIKNALEQENPKVPLKTFILGFGELSIPEIEAGAKLLMDTWTPLLNGTL, encoded by the coding sequence ATGATATACATAGATTTTGACAGAGACAGCTCCGAACCGCTGTATATACAGGCGTTCAACCAGCTTGCCAAAAAAATTAACCACAACGAAATTAAGGGAGGGACGCGTCTGCCATCAAGCAGACAAATGTCTAAGCAGATGAACGTCTCGGTTAACACTATCACAAATGCCTATAATCTCCTTGTCCAATACGGATATATATCATCTGAAGAGCGATCCGGATACTATGTTAACGATATAACAAAAACTGATGAAAATGTGCCCGAGCGCAAATGGCACAGCGACACTCCGTACACTTATAACTTCAGCAGGAACGGTTCCGACCTTTCGGTTCCGGCAAGCCTAAAAAAATCATATAAATACTGTCTCAAGAATTTTATTGAGGACGCATTCTCCTATCCCGACTATACAGGAACATATGATTTAAGAAAACAAATAAGCCTTATGCTCAACAAAACTCTGGACATAAACTGCAGTCCGCTCCAGGTTATTGTCGGGTCGGGTCTCGAAACCCTCCTCGACTCTCTGTTTCGTATAATGGGAAATGATATGGTGTTTGGTCTTGAAAACCCGGCTTATTATAGAATAGCCAGATATATGAGACTCGGCGGACGCAGGCTGTCATATCTCAACATAGAGACAGACGGACCTACACAAAAATCGTTAAACAATTTTAACGCTGATATTTTATTTTTAATGCCGTTTCATCATTATCCAATGTATTATACAATGTCAAAAGAGCAGAAACGGATGATTCTCGATTGGGCAGGAAAAGACAGATACATAATCGAGTATGGTTACGACATGGATTTTGTATATAAAAATCAGTCAAAACCGCTCTTTTCGATGAGCCAAAATAAAAACGTGATTTTTGCCGGAGACTTTCAGCGGAGTATAGCACCCAACATCAGCACAGCTTACTTAATCCTGCCGGAACATCTTGTCAATCTTTGGCAGAAAGAATATTATACCTATCATTCTTACGTCTCAAAAGCCGAGCAAGAGTTTATAGCCGAGATAATTAAAAACGGAAGTTATTATACCAACCTAAAACGGCTCAGAAAACAATATCAAAACAAACAGGAACATTTGGTTTCCTGCCTTTGCAAGCACCCGCTGGGTCAAAAAATAGAAATAAAAAACACGGACGCAGGCACCACAATATTAATGGTGCCAAAGCCCGATATATCCGAGGAGAATTTGATTGTCTCAGCTCATAAAAAAGGGGTAAAGTTATCCTATATAAAAAATGCGCTGGAACAGGAAAACCCGAAAGTTCCTCTTAAAACATTTATTCTTGGATTCGGAGAGCTTTCAATACCAGAAATAGAGGCTGGCGCAAAACTGCTAATGGACACATGGACGCCGCTCCTAAACGGTACTTTATAA
- a CDS encoding acyl carrier protein, with protein MNELIEILSGICSGEGFENSEDLIADGFLDSLDIVQVSAELENNFDIEITPVDVTRDNFKSVNSIYEMIKRLEQE; from the coding sequence ATGAATGAACTGATTGAAATTTTAAGCGGCATTTGCAGCGGAGAAGGCTTTGAGAACTCAGAGGACCTTATAGCCGATGGTTTTTTGGATTCTTTAGATATAGTTCAGGTATCGGCCGAACTGGAAAACAATTTTGATATTGAAATAACTCCTGTTGACGTCACCCGTGACAACTTTAAATCTGTAAACAGCATTTATGAAATGATAAAAAGACTGGAACAAGAATAA
- a CDS encoding HAD family hydrolase, producing the protein MIKFIACDLDGTLLNSSKELPRDLRATVERLNKIGVTFAPASGRQYYKVLEQFEPISRNFMYIAENGAFVIKDGEVIVRDCLSGAVALDVIKRTRKLPSVYPILCCEDCAYMESSVGGYKPVEVGQYFRRLEFVPDLTDYCDTKNILKVAVYTPNDAYENIYKKLPEYPESAQIILSGREWVDVMKIGVSKGSAIKKVREICGWDKSECMCFGDYLNDYEMMFECGESFAMANAHEDLKKAAKHIAPSNDENGVMKSIQKWFGL; encoded by the coding sequence ATGATAAAGTTTATTGCCTGCGACCTTGACGGGACTTTACTTAATTCATCCAAAGAGCTTCCTCGGGATTTGCGTGCGACAGTTGAACGCCTGAATAAAATTGGAGTAACCTTTGCCCCGGCCAGCGGAAGACAGTATTATAAGGTTCTTGAACAGTTTGAGCCTATCAGCAGAAATTTTATGTATATAGCCGAAAACGGCGCGTTTGTCATTAAGGATGGTGAGGTAATCGTCCGTGACTGTCTTTCGGGAGCCGTTGCTTTGGATGTTATAAAAAGAACGAGAAAATTGCCGAGTGTTTACCCCATATTGTGCTGTGAAGACTGCGCGTATATGGAAAGTTCTGTCGGCGGTTATAAGCCTGTTGAGGTCGGTCAGTATTTTAGGAGACTGGAATTTGTGCCCGACCTTACTGATTATTGTGATACAAAGAATATACTGAAGGTTGCAGTATATACTCCAAACGACGCATATGAGAATATTTATAAAAAGCTCCCTGAATACCCTGAATCTGCTCAGATAATCCTGTCCGGCAGAGAATGGGTTGATGTGATGAAGATTGGAGTATCAAAAGGCTCTGCAATTAAAAAGGTTCGTGAAATATGCGGCTGGGATAAGTCCGAATGCATGTGTTTTGGAGACTATCTGAATGATTACGAGATGATGTTTGAATGCGGTGAAAGTTTTGCGATGGCAAATGCGCATGAAGATTTGAAAAAGGCGGCTAAACATATAGCCCCGTCCAATGATGAGAACGGGGTTATGAAGTCAATTCAAAAATGGTTTGGGTTATAA
- a CDS encoding YesL family protein, translating into MGIFSMKNYNKPGKGVDPLEPKSEGAVLFFEIFIRKFWKFIQVNLLFCLANIPTFLIVFFLSGTVSNAVYGTFSNQIASMVGLSAPDFSNSDFSAMYITIDLGIRAFVTILFTVFWGMGPVSAGMHYILRNYSREENSFILSDFWDAIKDNFKQSLAVYIIDLIALFVFFYGITFYSSQTNFLKYGKYLVYCLFLFYAMVHLFLYPLMVRYKLTIGKLYRNAALFCLVSLPYSILVIVLLLLMTVGVGYLGIFMLSSGSFTVLFTIYLIFAVLLLYSFTGFIVSYNAECQIRKHIDENADVDEKPNYEKEEKPSGRRLY; encoded by the coding sequence ATGGGCATTTTCAGCATGAAAAACTATAATAAACCCGGTAAGGGTGTGGACCCTCTCGAACCCAAGAGCGAGGGCGCTGTTTTATTTTTTGAAATTTTTATCCGAAAGTTCTGGAAGTTCATACAGGTCAATTTGCTTTTTTGCCTGGCAAATATCCCAACCTTTTTAATCGTGTTTTTTCTTTCAGGTACAGTTTCAAACGCGGTATACGGAACGTTCTCAAACCAAATTGCCAGTATGGTCGGACTGAGCGCTCCTGATTTCAGCAACAGCGATTTCAGCGCTATGTACATAACCATAGACCTAGGAATCAGAGCTTTTGTTACTATACTATTTACAGTTTTTTGGGGTATGGGACCTGTAAGCGCAGGTATGCACTATATCCTTAGAAATTACTCTCGTGAAGAAAACTCTTTTATATTAAGTGACTTTTGGGACGCAATAAAAGACAATTTTAAACAGTCTTTGGCTGTTTATATAATTGATTTGATAGCGCTTTTCGTTTTCTTCTACGGTATAACCTTCTACTCGTCTCAAACCAATTTCCTGAAATACGGAAAATACCTGGTTTATTGCTTGTTCCTTTTCTACGCAATGGTTCATCTGTTCTTGTATCCGCTTATGGTGAGGTATAAGCTGACTATCGGAAAACTTTACAGAAATGCCGCGCTGTTTTGCTTGGTCAGCCTGCCGTACAGTATTCTTGTTATAGTATTGCTTCTCTTGATGACAGTAGGCGTTGGTTACCTAGGAATATTTATGCTGTCAAGCGGTTCATTTACAGTGCTTTTCACAATATACCTTATATTTGCCGTGCTGCTGCTATATTCTTTCACAGGGTTCATCGTCAGCTATAATGCGGAATGCCAAATAAGAAAGCATATTGACGAAAATGCAGACGTAGATGAAAAACCGAATTATGAAAAAGAAGAAAAACCGTCAGGAAGAAGATTATATTAG
- a CDS encoding MBOAT family O-acyltransferase has product MQYNMPIYLCVFLPAVLGGYYLTPKKYRWAVLLLASFAFYLITGGALIVFILASSLFIYAAGLWLERINQKYAGIIADSDKTQRKAIKQKMNREKKIVTGISASILIGVLLFLKYFNFFGSNINGLINNLFGLTPIPTLSLMLPLGVSFYTLQAVSYITDVYRGTVKADKNPFRVCLFLTFFPQLIEGPICRYSQTAESLYNGNDYDSKNIVSGFQLIIWGLFKKIIIADRLNVLVNQVFSNYSNYGGAIIAISVLCYTIQLYCDFSGCMDIVRGSGELFGIIIPKNFERPFFSGSVSEFWRRWHISLGTWFKDYLFYPVSLSSPVKKLGKFSRNHFGNRAGKLIPAVCALFLVWFSTGLWHGASWKYAAYGLYYFILISLGMVLEPEINKIKNSLNIKKESKLYKAFQIFRTFVLVNFGMLIFRADNLQVCINMFTKLFTDFNPAQVLSFFSINLKVDINDIFILIISCTVLLTMEILRERGLDIRKKLSEKPTAARWAVYYACVLAIIIFGAYGWGYSPSALMYASY; this is encoded by the coding sequence ATGCAATACAATATGCCTATTTATCTATGCGTGTTTCTTCCGGCTGTTTTGGGCGGATATTATCTGACACCAAAAAAATACCGCTGGGCGGTTCTATTATTGGCAAGCTTTGCGTTTTATTTAATAACGGGCGGAGCGCTTATAGTATTCATTCTCGCGTCTTCACTCTTTATATATGCTGCAGGACTTTGGCTTGAGAGAATAAACCAAAAATACGCCGGTATCATTGCAGATTCAGATAAAACACAAAGAAAAGCAATAAAACAGAAAATGAACCGTGAGAAAAAGATTGTCACAGGAATATCGGCTTCTATACTTATAGGAGTTCTGCTTTTCTTGAAATACTTCAACTTTTTCGGCTCCAATATAAACGGACTGATAAATAATCTGTTTGGTCTAACCCCTATTCCTACGCTTTCCCTAATGCTGCCCCTAGGTGTATCATTTTACACTCTTCAGGCAGTCAGCTATATAACAGACGTATACAGAGGCACTGTCAAGGCTGATAAAAACCCATTCAGAGTTTGTTTGTTCTTAACGTTTTTCCCCCAGCTAATCGAGGGGCCGATTTGCAGATACAGTCAGACTGCCGAAAGTTTGTACAACGGAAACGACTATGATTCCAAAAACATAGTTTCCGGATTCCAGCTGATAATTTGGGGTCTGTTTAAAAAAATAATAATAGCCGACAGACTCAACGTGCTGGTTAATCAAGTGTTTTCTAATTATTCAAATTACGGCGGAGCTATAATAGCTATATCAGTGCTATGCTATACAATTCAGCTCTACTGCGATTTTTCAGGCTGTATGGATATTGTGCGCGGTTCGGGAGAACTGTTTGGAATTATAATACCTAAGAATTTTGAACGCCCGTTTTTTTCCGGCAGTGTTTCCGAGTTCTGGAGAAGGTGGCATATCTCGCTGGGAACATGGTTTAAAGACTACTTATTCTACCCTGTTTCCCTGTCGTCTCCTGTCAAGAAACTTGGCAAGTTTTCAAGAAACCACTTCGGCAACCGTGCCGGAAAACTTATACCGGCAGTCTGCGCTTTATTTCTCGTTTGGTTCAGCACCGGTCTGTGGCACGGCGCCAGCTGGAAATACGCTGCATACGGACTGTATTATTTTATCCTTATAAGCTTAGGAATGGTTTTAGAACCGGAAATTAATAAAATAAAAAACAGCCTGAATATAAAAAAAGAAAGCAAACTATATAAAGCATTTCAAATTTTCAGAACTTTTGTCCTGGTCAATTTTGGAATGCTGATATTCAGGGCAGATAATCTTCAAGTCTGTATAAATATGTTTACAAAACTATTTACAGACTTTAATCCGGCTCAGGTTTTGAGTTTCTTTAGCATTAATCTAAAAGTTGATATTAACGATATATTTATATTAATCATATCCTGCACAGTTCTGCTGACTATGGAAATTTTAAGAGAGCGCGGACTGGATATTAGAAAAAAACTGTCTGAAAAACCAACGGCTGCACGCTGGGCGGTTTATTATGCCTGTGTGCTGGCAATCATAATTTTCGGCGCGTATGGCTGGGGATATTCACCCTCTGCGCTGATGTACGCCTCATATTAA
- the gatA gene encoding Asp-tRNA(Asn)/Glu-tRNA(Gln) amidotransferase subunit GatA produces the protein MNITDYTALELGKKIKSGDITVVEATRAFLDEIKAKDGVVNAYITVTEQEALERAEEVQKMIDSGELSDSPLAGVPVGIKDNISTKGIKTSCASKILGDFKPPYNAAVIDKLNKAGAVIIGKLNMDEFAMGSTSETSFYGPTKNPWDTEKVPGGSSGGAAAAVSAKEAPYALGSDTGGSIRQPASFCGVTGMKPTYGAVSRYGLIAYASSLDQIGPVAKDAADCAAIMDIICGKDEMDGTSLEVEHKGYLNSLSGNVDGLRIGIPKQCFGDGLNKDVKKSVLAVAETLKENGASVEEFDMTIIDYVVPTYYIIASAEASSNLSRFDGVKYGFRSENFDDLTDLYMSTRSEGFGEEVKRRILLGTFALSTGYYDAYYKKALQVKALIKQAFDEAYKKYDVILFPAAPTTAPKLGSSLSDPLKMYLSDIYTVSVNLAGLPGISVPCGFDEDGMPIGAQLVGAPLKDDVILNAAYTYQSLTDFHKKSPDSFVKEAK, from the coding sequence ATGAATATTACTGATTATACTGCCCTTGAGCTGGGCAAAAAGATAAAGAGCGGTGATATTACAGTCGTTGAAGCAACCAGGGCGTTCCTTGATGAAATCAAGGCAAAAGACGGGGTTGTTAACGCGTATATCACAGTTACGGAACAGGAAGCTTTGGAGAGGGCTGAAGAAGTTCAGAAAATGATAGACTCAGGCGAGCTCAGCGATTCTCCGCTGGCAGGAGTTCCGGTCGGAATAAAGGATAATATCTCCACAAAGGGAATAAAGACAAGCTGTGCTTCAAAAATACTGGGAGATTTTAAGCCGCCGTATAATGCTGCTGTAATTGATAAATTGAACAAGGCCGGCGCCGTTATCATCGGAAAGCTGAACATGGATGAGTTTGCTATGGGCAGCACATCTGAAACATCGTTTTATGGGCCGACAAAAAATCCGTGGGATACTGAAAAGGTTCCGGGAGGTTCATCAGGCGGAGCAGCTGCCGCTGTTTCGGCAAAGGAAGCTCCATACGCATTGGGCTCAGATACGGGAGGAAGTATCAGACAGCCGGCGTCATTCTGCGGCGTTACCGGAATGAAGCCTACCTATGGAGCTGTTTCCAGATATGGCCTTATAGCTTACGCCTCTTCACTTGACCAAATTGGTCCTGTTGCTAAGGACGCTGCCGACTGTGCCGCTATTATGGATATTATCTGCGGAAAAGACGAAATGGACGGAACTTCTTTGGAGGTTGAACATAAAGGGTATCTCAACTCGCTGTCAGGTAATGTTGACGGTTTGAGAATTGGAATACCTAAACAGTGTTTTGGCGACGGTCTTAATAAAGATGTGAAAAAGTCAGTTCTTGCTGTTGCTGAGACTTTGAAGGAAAACGGCGCTTCTGTTGAAGAGTTTGACATGACTATTATTGATTATGTTGTTCCAACCTATTATATTATAGCGTCTGCTGAGGCAAGCTCAAATCTTTCAAGGTTTGACGGCGTTAAGTATGGATTCAGGTCTGAAAATTTTGATGATTTAACAGATTTGTATATGTCAACAAGAAGCGAGGGATTCGGCGAAGAAGTGAAGAGAAGAATACTTCTCGGAACTTTTGCCTTGTCTACAGGGTATTATGATGCGTACTACAAAAAAGCTCTGCAGGTTAAAGCCCTTATAAAACAAGCATTTGACGAAGCGTATAAGAAATATGACGTTATACTTTTCCCTGCCGCTCCGACTACTGCTCCTAAATTGGGTTCAAGTTTATCAGACCCTCTAAAGATGTATCTTTCGGACATTTATACCGTTTCTGTTAACCTTGCCGGGCTTCCCGGAATCAGCGTGCCGTGCGGATTTGATGAAGATGGTATGCCGATAGGCGCACAGCTGGTCGGCGCGCCGCTTAAAGACGATGTGATTCTGAATGCAGCGTATACTTATCAGAGTTTAACAGACTTTCACAAAAAGTCACCGGATAGTTTTGTAAAGGAGGCGAAGTAA